The Podospora pseudoanserina strain CBS 124.78 chromosome 7 map unlocalized CBS124.78p_7, whole genome shotgun sequence region GTTGGTCGCCAAGAAGATGGCACCCCGCCTCAGATACTGGAGCGCATGCGAGAGCTTGAGGTAGTTGATGTGAAAGTCCAAACCGACGAGCACGCATCCCACCTCGGGGTCCAACAGAGAACCATCAGCGAGACCTTTGAAGTCTTCAGGGGTGACATCCCTTCGGAAGGCAGGGTCAGTGCCGCCAATGAAGGGTACATTTTCGCTCCTCAGCTCATGCTCGATGCCGGCTTCTCCAATGACAAAAACCTTGTTTTTGGGCGGCGCGAGCTTGAGGATTCTGGAGATGTAAACCGAGGCGGAATATGCCGAACCGAATATCTCCTCCACGTCAGACGGAATTCCTAAGCCCGTGAACTTCTTGAGGTATTCTTGGCGAGACTTTGTCGAGTTGTTGGTCACAAAGACTGTCTTTTTGCCTATCGGGGGTTAGCCATCTGAGTAGGCCGAAAGCAAGACAGGGCTCTCACCTCTGGATCTCAAGTGTTCCAGAGtttccacaaccccctcgaACACATGCTCGCCGGACCAGATGACTCCTGCGGCAAGACTGTTAACGTCGGATCACCATGCGAGCTGCCGAAAGCGAGAGCAACTATACCATCACAGTCTAGCAAAAACACCTGGTGGGCAATGAGTATGGCAAAACAGGCAGGGGGACGCATGGGAGCTGGTAGTGTCAACGCACATCAAAGCGATCAATGAACTCGTTAATGGCGGCCGCATCACCGGTGAGGTATTTTGGCGTCGTCATGGTGCAGGATTCTAAGGCGGAATGGAGAGTATTACCAAGAATGTGGCTTCAGAGGTAAACGGGCCCGGTATGATTGTGTCGACTGAGTCAAGTGGTATTCACTGATGCGGTGGGTTGAGTGAGGTCTTGGTCAATCTGATTGAAATTCGGCTATGGGCTTTTGCGACTCTGCCGCCTCCACGAAGGAGCTGTTCCCCCAAGCCCCTTCTCAGCTGGCCGTTGACCATGATTGGCTGCATTGTTGTGGCGGCAGAAGGAAGCTGTCGTCGGATCAATCTGGACTCGACAAGCATCTTTCGGGATTCTGTGACAGCTGCAAAACAGGGTGACGAGATCGACCTGGCTGTCATCTGATGTCCTTCTGGGCCTTACTTTTGCAGCCCGAGTCTGGCTGGAAAAAGACGACGATGCTCCAAAGAATCCCAGATGCTCAGAACGAAATATGGTGGAGCTGCTGCCCTAAACACCCAAAAGCGGGACTATGACGCAATGAATTCCACCCAGACCCCCAAAGCTCTCAGCAACCCCGCAGCGTCACCCCACCCCCGCTAACTATCAACAACTTCGAGAAGTCTCGACCACAGCCTTCCATCATGTGATGAGAAttgactttttcttttacaAAGACAGAGAACCGCCCAGAGCGCTCGAAATATTCAAAAATCGTTGAACCTCAATCCCAAGTCCTCTTCTGTTCCAGAGCGGTCCTTGTGTTTTCGTGACCGATCTTGGCAACTCCATTGTTTCCATCAAGAGGCCGCGGAGATAGCTCCGCGAATGGCAAAGATTGACAACCTTTGTCCCCATGATTATACTCGATCCAAACACAAAATCGTATCATGGTGAGAGCATATCAGATTTTATGCCTACTGATGATTGGAGGTGTGGTTAATCCTCATATCGAAACCTCCACCCTGGAGACTCTGATGTGAGGGCTATCAAGGCTTTTACATGAACGGTCCGTATTACCCGCGTTTGCCATAGTTTCGACTGTACACGTATGCTGGCCAGACAGGTGGTCTGGTGCAGTTTATAAACGGTTTTCATGTCTAGTTGAAAGCATTGTACGAAGAGGCGTTGAAGTCTTTATATGCATCTGTGCGCATATTTCGGACCTCATCGAAGCTCCTCCGACGAGTGTAGCATAGACCATTACCGGCGCATGTCATCGATGAGATCTTGCCGGATCGTCATAAACCCGTCACCCTGGTAAGGATATCGGCTGCCCTAATCGACGGGCCCGTCATTCCCAACGGTGTCTACCACGCGCCGGCCGATGCCGAAGGGTATTCGGCACTAGCAACCATCAGCGAGCCATTGTGACGATGTGCCGGATCGAGCTTTTTGCGCCGCGAGTTGAACCTCATCTCCGGGTCAGGACTGCTTTGTCTGTCGCGCTCCGGTCCTGGTATTTCTAGACGTAATAGGCATGTCCAGACTTTAGGGGGTCGAGCATCTCTTTTCCTGCAAAGTTTAAAAAATCCCGAATTACTCTCTGTTGAGGAGTGATCACTCCGGTGTCAAACTCTCGTCACTAACAACTACAGGCAAAAAGAGGCTCAAACAGGGGTTGCTGAGCTGGACAAGACCAAAAAAGCTCTTCTGCAGCTgcccctcaccacaaaacaTTTGCTACCCCTCCTGTCCAACAAAGCCCTCCACGAAAAACGCCCCTCCATTAGAAACCCAGCCACAAAAAATCCCGCGCAAGACAGCCCACCCATCCACACTCAAGATACCGCGTCATTGGGAATCTCAGCTCATCTACTACCACATAGGCAACACCACAGTAAGAACCACAGCATCTTATCGCCCACTCCCGCGTCAAGCtaaccctccaacccccgaaAAAGCTCCATCCccgcacctcctcccccacgcCTGCTTGTGTGTCTCACAACCGCCAAGAACCCACAACAAAtttcccaacaacccccgTTGAAGACCGGGAACATCTTTCTTAGAAACTCACCCTGCCCAAACTGGACTTTTGCTTTGCAACTCATACCTAAACAACCCCGAAGCTGAGGCTATCTCTGGTCCTTATCTATCTCGGAGCTCTacaatcaccaacaccaccacaaccacaaccacaaccacaaccacaaccacaacaaccacacacaaCCGTCAAGATGGCCAAACAAGCGAACCTCTACTCGTTCCCCTCAGTCAAGGACAATCTAGCTCCCGCCCTCCGCGCCTACGTCATCTCCTGCCAGGAAGCCGGCCTCGCCCGCCACGGCGTCTTCAAAGTCGCCGTCTCCGGcggctccctccccaaaaccctcgcccaggccctcctcgcccccccCTCGGGCCCCAACGACGAAGTCAAGTGGGACAAGTGGGAAATCTTCTTTGCCGACGAGCGCGCCGTCCCCCTCGACCACCAAGACTCGAattacttcctcctcaagcAAGAACTGCTTGACAAGCTCCCAGCCGGCACCGGCCAGCCGACGGTCCACCCCATCGACACCGAATATCTGGACGACACCCAGGAGCTGGCGGATCAGTACGAGCAAGCCCTCGTCAGGTCTTTTGCCTCGAGGGACAGCGTCAAGCTTCCGATTTTTGACCTTTTGCTGTTGGGCTGCGGACCGGACGGGCACACGTGCAGCTTGTTTCCCGGGCATGAGTTGCTGAGGGAGACGAGCGCGTGGGTGGCGCCTATTGAGGATAGTCCCAAGCCGCCTCCGAAGAGGGTCACGCTTAcgctgccggtggtgacgcATGCTGTGAGGATTGCGTTTGTGGCTacggggggtgggaagaaggagattaTGAAGCAGatttttgaggagggggccgGGTTGCCGTGCGCGCTGGTGAATGAGGGcgcgggggagagggcgagcTGGTTTGTGGATAATGATGCGGTGGAGGGTGTCAGTTATCCTAGGAGGCCTTTCTCTCTTTAAGGGGGacggaaaagaaagaaaaaaagagggatGGAAGAGGGATATGAAATGAACAAGCTTTCTTCACTTTGTTGAGGTTATgatttttctcttttttcttcttcgtttACGAAAGGCTTTGTCCTATGTGTTTTGATATCCCAGAGGGTTTCATTTGTTTGGTGGCTTCGATGCCTTGAATGCGCTTGACTTTTGA contains the following coding sequences:
- the PHO13 gene encoding p-nitrophenyl phosphatase (EggNog:ENOG503NUE7; COG:P), which produces MTTPKYLTGDAAAINEFIDRFDVFLLDCDGVIWSGEHVFEGVVETLEHLRSRGKKTVFVTNNSTKSRQEYLKKFTGLGIPSDVEEIFGSAYSASVYISRILKLAPPKNKVFVIGEAGIEHELRSENVPFIGGTDPAFRRDVTPEDFKGLADGSLLDPEVGCVLVGLDFHINYLKLSHALQYLRRGAIFLATNVDSTFPMSHGFFPGAGSMSMPLVYSTGQKPVALGKPSQAMMDAVEGKFQFDRERTCMVGDRLDTDIKFGIEGKLGGTLAVLTGVSQKEHWEAADAVAVPAFYVDKLSDIGLVARKQ
- the SOL1 gene encoding suppressor of los1-1 (COG:G; EggNog:ENOG503NY1P), with the protein product MAKQANLYSFPSVKDNLAPALRAYVISCQEAGLARHGVFKVAVSGGSLPKTLAQALLAPPSGPNDEVKWDKWEIFFADERAVPLDHQDSNYFLLKQELLDKLPAGTGQPTVHPIDTEYLDDTQELADQYEQALVRSFASRDSVKLPIFDLLLLGCGPDGHTCSLFPGHELLRETSAWVAPIEDSPKPPPKRVTLTLPVVTHAVRIAFVATGGGKKEIMKQIFEEGAGLPCALVNEGAGERASWFVDNDAVEGVSYPRRPFSL